In the genome of Populus nigra chromosome 19, ddPopNigr1.1, whole genome shotgun sequence, the window GCTGATGTTGCACACACACTATATGTTGCATGCAACAGTCATGATTGCTCTATTTGGCACCTCAAAGAACAAAAATCTAGTCTTTATGGAAGATTCTAAACACCAACTGGAGACATAATTCAAGTAAAATAGATGGTAGTAAAAGAAACATCCATGTGTGagttttcatattaattaatctattaatgaaaattaaaattaaaattaagagaaGAACATACAACTTACACTCAAATTATGTTTCACACACATAATCTAAGCTCCTCttaaaagtcaaataaaaaaaaatagagattaaaaaaaggttCAACTTACCTTTTGGAGCTTCTCTAAGATGTTGTCTTCATAAGCTTGATGATTAATCCCAGAAAAAATGTTTAGGCCATCAGATTCCCTTGTGGGAATCGTTGTTGCTGCGACCTTTTTTCCATAAGGTAAAACTAGAAGAGGATTTGAAAGATTTCCATACACATTCCCCAAAGCAGCAACCTACCAAAAAACAACATAAGTAATTGCAAAAATCCAATGCCCAGACTCCATATTAGTAAATCAAGACTTTGATTGGAAAAGTAAACTTACAGCTGCTTCTTCAGTTGCCATTTCAACAAGAGCTtggcctctttttttcttttccttgttacTTCTAATAACAACATCTTTAACCTCACCAAACTTCGAAAACAACTCTCTCAGCCTCTCAGCACTATAGCCCTCGCTATCCACTTTTTCCCATCTAACATTAAGTATTTTCTTCTCATCTTCCTCAATCCTACTCTCCTTTACTCCCACCGTCTTTTTCTTCACCACAGGCACACCTTTGTTCGCAAACATGGCTCTTATTTTATCCACTTGTGCTCTCAACTCCTTGTCAATCTTCTCTACTCTCCTTTTTTCCACTTCAGCAGGATCAGCAGCAAATGCAGCACGTTCCCTTTCTTCAAGATCAGATACCATCCTCCGCCTCTTGGCATCCTGCTGACCCCGACGGGCACGCTGCTCTCTTTTAGCTCGAAGAAGATCATCAAACAATTTACGGGCTTTCTCATCCTTGAGAACCTCGTATGACAACTTCAGCTTCTGGAAATTTTCATGAGCGTTCGGATCATCCGGCCTCTTATCCGGATGCAACACTAAAGCCTTCAGTTTATACGCTTTCGCTATTTCTTTTTCAGTTAGCTTCGCCCCTTCCTCCCCAGAAGGTAGCCCCAGCACATTATAGTGATCAACATCCATGGTTTTCGCAAAAAACTAGATAACTGCAAGTCAAAGCACAATATATAAAGATTCAGCTCACCCAATTATCGAAGAAACGAAACCCTAAAACGAACCCAGTAAAACCCTAAAACACAGCTACTCGGCTCAATTATCGAAGAATGAAAACCTAGGAAACctgaatttaattaaagaaaccctaatagTAATCGAGAACAAAAATAAGGGGATTGATTTTAGAAGATTGAATATAGATGACGTACCTCACGTCACGACACTGGGAGAATTTAATCGAGTTCTGCGTGTGGCAGAGAGAAACAGAATCGCACGGGGAGCAGAGTTTGAGCGGGTCGGGTTTAACCGGGATTTATAATTAAAcgttttataatgattttggGCCGGGTAAGTCGGTGCGGACGCGCTCGTGTGTTCCGAGTATGGGCCTATTTCTATTAGGCCCAAAGAATGTTTAATCCGTTGACCATGTAGCGTTTTTGtttagatagaaaaaaatgtAGAGGAAGAAAATAGAGATATGGGtgtggatatattttttaagatcttCGTAATGGAGGGGGGGATTTTTCATCAGATTTGAGATTCTccgttaatattattttgttgtattttaatATTCGACGGTTaatagtcaataaaaaataaatattaagttcatgtgaatattgaattttattataacTCTCATCcatgattaagaaaaaataatcaaaatataaatttaataacaaatttattttaagagacCTATCATTAGAGAAACATTTATGACAAGAtacgaaaaaaaaatatgaatatgtaTAATTGGGTTTGTGTTCCTAATGGAGTCGGGGGGCATGGTGCCTTTCCCATCCACGTTTGAATATAAGGAAGAAAATGCATTTTATATTGTCTCCattgaaattggattttttcGAATACAAATGGGTAGTTTATCTTAGTGCATATGAAATATAGACAGGgggagtaaaaaaattaaaaaattaagtaaatcgataaaatcaaaaatcaaataattaaaaaaactgaatcgtgaaaaaaaaattgattaaaccgattagaatttaaaaaaaaactgaccggtttggttttgattttataagcctgaaactaaaaaaaccgatCAGAACCGAacacaaacaagaaaaaccgaaaaaaaaatcaagtcaaaccaaaaaaaccgagttAAAACGGTCTAaactggtttttgttctaaaaaatcgAACCAAAACCGATCAGTTTGAatcgattttggtttttttaaaaagaaatttaatttgattatatattttttaataaaaaccgaaccaaattgaaaataactacCTCTGCTATTAACCTTTATTCAAGGGATTTCACCTGCAATGGTCTGGAACGAATTGATTTCAATtcaattatgtaaataaatggAAATAGCACAACTTTCTCAATGCAAAATGAAAGCTAGTAGGGAATACCTGAAGAAGGACTCCTACAATTTACATGGTCCAAGGCTAAAACCATCAAAATCATTCACACTCGTGAAGAAAGCAGCCCAACCCCAGAcccaaatttattttcctcGAGTCCTCCATCCTCTTCGCCGTCTatcatagaaaaataaagagcCATAGAAGTCAAAGTCCATCAAAATTGATTGCTTTTCTGACTCGAAACCATGTGCAAATAGAATACCACGTCTATCAAAATTGGCACAATGACTTGAGTTCataatttctttccctttctttcttttatctgcatggcataaaatatttttttattttaaaatatattaaaataatatattttttatttta includes:
- the LOC133679157 gene encoding uncharacterized protein LOC133679157, translated to MDVDHYNVLGLPSGEEGAKLTEKEIAKAYKLKALVLHPDKRPDDPNAHENFQKLKLSYEVLKDEKARKLFDDLLRAKREQRARRGQQDAKRRRMVSDLEERERAAFAADPAEVEKRRVEKIDKELRAQVDKIRAMFANKGVPVVKKKTVGVKESRIEEDEKKILNVRWEKVDSEGYSAERLRELFSKFGEVKDVVIRSNKEKKKRGQALVEMATEEAAVAALGNVYGNLSNPLLVLPYGKKVAATTIPTRESDGLNIFSGINHQAYEDNILEKLQKAAENQRQKA